The genomic interval GCCCAGCACCCGGAAGGAGCCGACGGGCGCGACCCGGAAGGACGCCATCAGGAAGCCGAGGACGAGCGCCAGCGCGGAGGCGTAGACGGTCAGCTCGACGGTGCCGAGGAAGCCCTTGCCGTAGAGGGAGAAGTTCTCTGTCAGTACGTCCATGGGTGGGGCCGTCCCCTCAGGTCGCCGGGTAGCGGTCGATGGGCGGCGGGGTCGGCGCGGGCGCTCCGGAGAGCCCCAGCGTCGCTTCGTACGCCTTCTTCCAGTTGCCGTCTCTCTCGTTGGCCTCCAACGCGTCGTTGAGCGCGTCGCGCAGCGCGTTGTCGTCGCGCGGTACGCCGATGCCGTACGGCTCCTCGGAGAAGGGCTTGCCGACGACCTTCATCTCGTCGGGCGCCTTGGCCGCGAAGCCGAGCAGGATCGCGTCGTCGGTGGTGACGGCGTCGACCTGGAAGGTGAGGAGGTTGTCGACGCAGATCGAGTACGTGTCGTACGCGACGAGCGTCGCCCTGGGGTAGTCGGCGGCGATGCGCTGGTAGGGCGTGGAGCCGGCCGCCGAGCAGACGGTCTTGCCCGCCAGGTCCTTGGGCCCGTCGATGTCGTTCTCGTCGGTACGCACCAGCAGGCCCTGGCCGGCCATGTAGTAGGGACCGGCGAAGCCGACGAGCTTCTTGCGCATGTCGTTGATGGTGTAGGTGCCGACGTAGTAGTCGATCTGGCCGTTCTGCAGGGCCGTCTCGCGGTTGGCGGAGGCGATCGTGCGAAAGCGGATCGTCTTCGGGTCGAAGCCGAGCGAGGCCGACATCATGCGGGCGATCTCGATGTCGAACCCGGAGTAGATCCCGCTCGCCGGGTCCTTCTCCCCCAGGTACGGCTGGTCCTCCTTGGCGCCGACCACCAGATGGCCGCGCCTCTTCGCCTTGGTCCAGGTACGGGAGTCGGGCAGTTCGAAGCCGGTGTCGACCTGGTACACCGGCAGGGCCTCGGCCTTCGGCCCCTTGACCGGCGGGCTGCCGTCCTTGCCGCAGCCGGCGGCGAGTGCGGCGAGCAGGAGACCGGCCACCAGGGCGGTGGCCCTGCCCGTACGCGTGTTCCTCGTGCGCAACATGGAAGCCTCCCCTCAGTGCTTGAGGATCTTGGACAGGAAGTCCTTGGCGCGGTCGCTCGAAGGGTTCGTGAAGAAGTCCTCCGGGGTGCGGTCCTCGACGACGCAGCCGTCGGACATGAACACCACGCGGTTCGCCGCGGAGCGGGCGAAACCCATCTCGTGGGTGACCACGACCATGGTCATGCCGTCCCGGGCCAGCTGCTGCATGACCTCCAGCACCTCGTTGATCATCTCCGGGTCGAGCGCCGAGGTGGGCTCGTCGAAGAGGAGCGCCTTGGGGTCCATGGCCAGGGCGCGGGCGATGGCCACGCGCTGCTGCTGGCCACCGGAGAGCTGGGCGGGGAACTTGTCCGCGTGGGCGGCCAGGCCGACGCGCTCCAGGAGTGCACGGGAGCGCCGGTCGGCCTCGTCCTTCTTGCGCTTGCGGACCTTGAGCTGGGCCAGCGAGACGTTGTCCAGCACGGTCTTGTGGGCGAAGAGGTTGAACGACTGGAAGACCATGCCGACTTCGGCGCGGAGCTGGGCCAGGCCCTTGCCCTCCTCGGGGAGGGGCCTGCCGTCGATCGTGATGCTGCCGGACTCGATCGTCTCCAGCCGGTTGATCGCCCGGCACAGGGTGGATTTCCCTGAGCCGGAGGGGCCGATGACCACCACCACCTCCCCGCGGCCGACGGTGAGATTGATGTCCTGAAGTACGTGCAACTCTCCGAAGTGTTTGTTGACGTCCCTCAGTTCGATCAACGGATCGACGGCCATGCGCTGCCCTACCCACTTGTCGCTGTGTCGAGGTCAGCGCAAACTATCCATCCCGAAAAGGGACTTCGCACCCGACACGCGTAAATGGCGCAAAAGGCTTTTTAACTGGATTAGATGAGGAGAGCGGACCCCGCGAGTCCGGCATGATCCCAACGAGAGCGTCCAGCGGCTCAGTTCTCGGCGGACTCCGCGTACACCTGGGAGAGCTCGGGGCTGCCTGCCATCGCCCAGTCGAGTCCGGCCGCGACGACGTCGATCTCCCGCCCGGACTCCAGCCGCACCACGGGCCGGCCGCTCGGCCAGACGTCCCACGTGGCACCCGGAACGGTCCGCACGATCACGGTGCCGAGGTAGAGACCGGCGTCGTTGCCGAGCCAGGGAAGCTCCTCGGGGTCGTCGCGCCAGCGGGGCGGTAGCTGGTCGAGCGCGGCCAACGAGGCGGGTGTGTCGTCGAGTTCGAGTCCGTGCTGCCCCGCCCTGACGCGCAGCAGTTCGCATTCGGCGAGCAGTTCGGCCACACCGTCGGGGTCTGCCTCGACGGCGGTGGCGAGTGCGCCTGAACGCGTACCCCCCTGACGCTTACGCCAGTTGTCCAAGAAAGGGATGTTCATACCACTAGGGTCCCATCCCGGCCGGGTTCCGCACCACAGGGCGCGCGGCGTTCACCGATCCCCCACCCCGGCCCGGCCGGGGATCCGAGCAGATATCTAAAGTACGCACATGAGTGCACACGCTTACGTTTCGGAACTGTTCTCGCTGGAAGGCCGGGTGGCGGTGGTCACGGGCGGCAGCTCCGGCATCGGCCGGGGGATCACCGACGCCCTGGCCCGGGCCGGCGCGGGCGTCGTCGTGGTGGCCCGCCGGGAGGCCGAGCTGAGCGCGACCGTGGACGAGCTGACCGCCGAGGGCTGCCGGGCCGCCTGGGTGAGCGCGGACCTGAGCACCACCGAGGGGGTGCGCGCGGGGGCGGACGAGGCCGTGCGGGCGTTCGGGGAGCCGGACATCCTGGTGAACTGCGCCGGGATCAATCTGCGGCCGCCGATGAGCGAGCTGGGCGAGGACGTCTGGGACACCACGATGGCGGTGAACCTGAAGGCGCCGTTCCTGCTGGGTCAGCGCTTCGGGCCCGGCATGGCCGAGCGCGGGTACGGGCGGATCATCCACGTCACCTCGCAGCAGGCGCACCGGGCCTTCGTGGACAGCGGCGCGTACGGGGTGTCCAAGGGCGGCCTGGAGTCCCTGGCCCGCTCGCAGGCCGAGGCGTGGTCCCCGCACGGCGTCACCGTGAACACCCTGGTGCCCGGGTTCGTGCTGACGCCGCTGAACCAGAGCCTCGCCTCGGACCCGGAGAAGGTGGCGTCGCTTGCCGCGCGGACCCTGGTCGGCCGCAACGGCCTCGCGGAGGACTTCGCGGGGGCCGCGGTGTTCCTGGCGGGGCGCTCCTCGGCGTACGTCACCGGACAGTCGGTGTTCGTGGACGGCGGGTTCTCGGTGCACTGAGGACCGATGCGCCCGGGCGGCGGGGTCGCGGTGACCGGCCGCCGGTGCTCCTGGGCGGCGGGTTCACGGTTGCCGGCCGTCGGTGCTCCGGGCCCGCCGCCCGTCGTGAGGGGCCTCGGGGCTCCTACTGCCGTGGGGCCTGTGCCGCCTCGCCCACCGCCCGCTCCACCGCGGCGGACACGGCCTCCTTGTCCAGACCGAGGCCGGTGAGCACGCCGGAGCCGTCCTCGAACTCCAGCAGGGCCAACAGGATGTGCTCGGTGCCCACGTAGTTGTGGCCGAGCCGGAGCGCCTCGCGGAAGGTCAGCTCCAGGACCTTCTTGGAGTCAGCGTCGTACGGGATCAGCTCGGGCGCCTCGTCCACGGCTGCGGGCAGCACAGCGGTCGCCGCCGCCCGTAGCGCGTCCGTCGCCATGCCCTGCCCGGTGAGGACGCGGGCGGCGATGGCCTCGGGCTCGGCGAGCAGGCCGAGGATCAGGTGGGCGGGGACGATCTCGGCGTGCCGGGCGGCCTGGGCCTCGTTGTGGGAGGCGACCACCACGTTGCGGGCGCGCGGGGTGAAGCGGTTGAAGCCCTCGTTCGGGTCCGGGTCCGAGGAGCCGCCGCCCTTCTTGGGCACGAAGCGCTTCTGGGCGGCCTGGCGGGTGACCCCCATGCTCCGGCCGATGTCGGTCCAGGAGGCGCCGGAGCGCCGGGCCTGGTCCACGAAGTGGCCGATGAGGTGGTCGGCCACGTCTCCGAGGTGGTCGGCGGCGAGCACCGCGCCCGAGAGCTGCTCCAGGGCGTCGTCGTTGGTCTTCTTGATGGCCTCGATCAGATCGTCGAGGCGCACGGACGGGGAGACGGGAAGAGGCTGCGTCATGTGACAACCGTAGGTTGACACCCGCGTGGTGTCAACCTTGAGTTGTCAGTGCGACGGGGCCTCCGCTCCCGTGGATCCCGGCTCAGAGTTCGAGGTCGACGACCACCGGGGCGTGGTCCGACGCCCCCTTGCCCTTGCGCTCCTCGCGGTCGACGTAGCTGTCCTTGACGGCGGCGGTGAACGGGGCGTTGCCGAAGGTGAGGTCGATCCGCATGCCCTTGTTCTTGGGGAACCTCAGCTCGCGGTAGTCCCAGAAGGTGTAGGCGCGGTCGTACTTGAGGGGGCGGGGCAGGACCTCGCTCAGGCCCTCCGCCTCCAGGGCCGCGAGGGCGGCGCGCTCGGCGGGCGTCACATGCGTGGCGCCGGCGAACAGCGCCGGGTCCCAGACGTCCTCGTCGGTCGGGGCCACATTGAAGTCGCCGAGGACCGCGAACGGCAGGGCCTTCGCGGCGTCCGCCGCCACGGCCTTCCGCAGGGCCTCCAGCCAGCGCAGCTTGTACGCGTAGTGCTCGTGCGCGACCTCGCGGCCGTTCGGCACGTAGACCGACCAGAGGCGCAGCGGGCCGCAGGTCGCCGCGATCGCGCGCGGCTCCTGCACCCCGTCGTACTCCGGGCCGTCGGGCAGCCCGGTGACGACGTCGGAGAGGCCGACGCGGGAGAGCAGCGCGACCCCGTTCCACCGGCCGGTGGCGTTGACCGCGGACTCATAGCCGAGCTCGGCGAGCGCGGCGGTGGGGAACTGCTCCGCCGTGCACTTGGTCTCCTGGACGCACAGCACGTCGGTGCCGCTGCTCTCCAGCCAGGCCAGCAGCCTCGGCAGCCGGGCGGTGATCGAATTGACGTTATAGGTGGCGATGCGCATGGCAGCCAACCTAGCGGCTCCCACTGACAGTCGCCGGGGGGCTCACAGCTCGGTGACGCCGCCCGGGGCCAGCCGACCGTGGTCCGCGCCGCCCAGGGCCCCGATCTGGTTGTCGTAGATCGGCCGTGCCAGATCGGTCAGCAGGGCGTCGTGGACGTCGATGGCCCGTCGCGGCTTGACCTCGCGCACGTAGTCGATGACCTCGGAGATCTTGTTCCAGGGGGCCATGACCGGCAGCAGGAGGGTGTCGACGGGGCGGTCGGGAACGGTGAGCGCGTCGCCGGGGTGGAAGACCGAACCGTCGACGAGAAAGCCGACGTTGGTGACCCTCGGGATGTCGGGGTGGATCACCGCGTGCAGCTCGCCGTGCACGGTGACGTCGAATCCGGCGGCGGAGAACGCGTCCCCGTCGCCCACGGTGTGCACCCGCCCGGGGAACGCGGCCGAGAGCTGCTGGGCCACGCTGCGCAGCGTCCAGATCTCGGCCGCCGGATTCGCCTCCAGGCCCGCCCGCAGCCGCGCCTCGTCGAAGTGGTCCGGGTGCTCGTGCGTCACCAGGACGACATCGGCGCCGAGCGCCGCGTCGTCCTCGGAGAAGCCCCCGGGGTCGATGACCAGGACCCGCCCCTCCTTCTCGATACGGACGCAGGAGTGGGTCTTCTTGGTGAGGGCGAGAGCCCCGGGCGATGCGTTCATGGCCCCATCCTGCTACGCGGGCGGCGTGGTTTCCTCCTGGATCACCTTCTGCGCGACGGCGAACGCGGCTCCGGCGGCCGGGAGTCCGCAGTAGACGGCGGTCTGGAGGAGCACTTCCTTGATCTCTGCGGGCGTCAGGCCGTTGCGCAGGGCGGCGCGGGTGTGCGCGGCCAGGCCCTCCAGGTGGCCGGAGGCGATGAGCGCGGTGAGCGTGATGCAGCTGCGGGTGCGGCGGTCGAGGCCGTCCCTGCTCCAGACCTCACCCCAGGCGTACCGGGTGACCAGCTCCTGGAAGTCCTCGGTGAAGCCGTCGGCCGAGGCGTTCACCGCGTCGACATGGGCGTCCCCCAGCACCTCCCGGCGTACCTTCGTGCCCTGCTCGTGCCGGTCGTCCGGCGTCGGCGCGGAGGTCTCGGGCAGCGCGGCGGCCGGGGCGATCTCGGCCACCGGGGCGAACGGGGCGGCGGGCGTCGCGGGCCCGGGGACCAGCGGCAGCACGGGGATGGCCGCCGAGGTGTCCTGCTGCCAGGCGGTGGAGAAGTGCATCAGCAGCAGGTCGCTGACGGCGGCGGGCTGCTCGACCGGCGCGAGGTGCGAGGCCCCGGGGACGAGCGCCAGGCGGGCGTCCGGTATCCCGGCGACCAGCGTGCGGGCCTCGGCGGGCCCGGTGACCTGGTCCTCCGCCCCGACCAGCACCAGGGTGGGAACCCCGATCCGGCCGAGCGCGCCGCGGATGTCGAACGCCGCGAGCGCCTCGCAGGCGGCGATGTAGCACCCGGGGTCGGTGGTGCGGACCATCTGTACGGCCCATTCGACGATGGCGGGCTGCGCGGCGGCGAAGCCGGGGGTGAACCAGCGCTCCGGCGCGGTGCGGGCGATCGGCTCCAGGCCGTTGGTGCGGACGATCACGCCGCGCCGGCGGAACTCGTCGGCCGTGCCGAACCGGGGCGAGGAGGCGACGAGCGCCAGCGAGGCGACCCGGTGCGGATGGCGCAGGGCCAGGTCGGCGCCGACGGCCCCGCCGATCGAGCAGCCCGCGTAGCCGAAGCGCTGGACACCGAGCCCGTCCAGCGTCGCGAGCAGCCGGTCGGCCAGATCGGCGACGGAGGCGGCGGCGTGCGCGGGCGCGCCGCCGTGGCCGGGCAGGTCGTAGCGGAAGACCCGCCAGTGCTGGGACAGCTCGGGTATTTGGCGGTCCCACATGTGCCACGTCGTGCCCAGCGAGGGGCCGATGACCAGGACGGGGGCGTCCTCGGGCCCGTCGAAGCGGTACTGCATGGTTTCCGTCGCCTTCTCACTCACCGTGCCCACACTCCCATATCCCCCGGGGCCGCCGACCGGCGGGGGACAGGTGCGTGAGCCGCCGTGTCGAGCGTCACGGGCGATGGAGCGCCGCACACGCCGACTGCCCTCTTTCACTCGACGGAAAAGAAAGAGGGTCGACCATTGCCAACGCAAATATAAGAAAAGAACGGGCGTTTCCCTATCCACGGGTGACGGTCGGCCCGTGGAAGAGATCACGGTTTCCTCACTGCCGGATTTCCACGGGAGAATCCGTCTTCTCGTAACGGAGCAGCGCGGCGCACAGAGCGCCGAGACTCAGTACGCAGAGAAGAGTCCGGAAGACGTTCACCGGCACCCAGACCGATTTGAAGTCGTCGATCACCGCATGCAGATCCTGGGCGGACGCGGGGTCACCGAGCGCCGCGAGGTCCGCGTTGAGGGGGAGGCTGACCGCGACGGTGAGGACCAGCGCCAGCAGGTAGCAGACGGCCGCGACGGTCAGCGGCAGGGCCACCGCGCGGTGCCTGCGGCGGGCGGCCACGATCGCGGCGGCGACCGTGAGCCCCAGCGCGGCGAGGAAGACCAGGCCGAACAGCGCACTGCCGTCGATCACCGCGTTGAACCGCTGCATGGCCGTCGCGTACGCGGCGTCGTCCAACTCCGCCAGCCCCGGCATCACGGAGATGTCGTAGGCGAAGAACAGCCCCGCCATCAGCCCCGTGCAGAGCACCGAAGCCACCAGTAACGGCACGGTGACGCGGTCACGGGCGGGCGGAGCCCCGCTGTGCCGGCCCGGACCCGCCGAGTAGGGGGCGGCGTGGGGAGAATAGTGGCTCATGTCGCGCGTCCTGTCGGTCGGATGGGTCATTCCGGCTGGTGGCGTACGGTGCGTACGGCAGAACGGCGCGTGCACACGGTGCGCGTCATCACCCCAGCAGGTTCAGGGCCCCAAGGTCCATACCTCATACGCTCACGCGCATACGAGTACGTCACCTCGGGCGGTCGGGGGACGCGGCCAGGCACTCCTCCAGGAACGTCAGAGCCCGCGCGTGGTAGAGCGGGGCGGCCTGACCGAGGCTGAGGTTGTGCCCGGCCTCCGGCAGACGTTCCACGACGGGGCGGCGCGTGCCCGTGAAACCGGCGGCCATGGCCGCCAGCTCCTCCCGGTCCAGGCGCCACCAGCCCTCGTAGGCGCCGAAGGTGAGTCGCACGGGGCAGCGGACGCGGGCGGCGGCCGCCGGGAACCGGGCCGGCCACCGCCCGGTCTCCTCCTCCTCGACGGCCGGGACCTCGCGGAGCAAGGCGCGGCTGGCGCGGAAGGTGCCGCCCGGATAGAGGCGCAGCGGTCCCCAGTTGAGCCCGCCCGCGCCGCCGCCGAAGGTGTCCGGAAAGTGGGCGGCGGCCGGCGCGTAGTGCCAGCCGCAGCCGTTGAGGTCGAGCCCGACCAGGCGGTCGGCGGCCGTCGCCCCGGACCAGGGCTCCCCCGCCAGGTGCAGGGCCGCCTTGCCACCGTCGGAGTGTCCGAGCAGGAAGAACCCGGCCCCGACGGGGTGCAGTTCGGCGTACTCGGCGAGGGACCTGCGCAGCAGCCGCGCTTGTTCGGCGAGCGGCAGACCGCGCGGGAGGGCGGCACGGGAGAGGCCGTAACCGGGCCGTTCGACCGCGAGGACGGTGTGGCCGAGCGCGGTGGCGAGCGCGAGCAGCGAGGTGTGCGGGGCGACCGGCCCGGCGAAGTAGCCGGGCGACATCGCCCGGCCGTGGACGGCGACGAGCACGGACCTCGGCTCCCTGGTGGCCGGTTCGGCACGCCAGGCGCCGAGGCGGTGGGGGCCCCGGCCGAGCACGATCTGCTCCACGCCCTCGGGGGCGAGGTCCCTCGGGGCGAAGGTCTGCCGGGCTACCGAGTCCGTCGGCGCGGTGCTCACGCGGGCACGCCTCCAGCCTCGTCGACGGGAACTGCCGACAGCTCCGGCCCGGCGGGCGTCAGCGCGCTGGGGACGGGGACGGAGACGGGGCGCGCCGGGGCCGGGGGCGCTTCGGCGGGCAGCGGGACCACGACGCGCCCAGCCGTCCCGGTGTTCGCGGCCAGGTGCGCGTCGAGTTCGGCCAGCCAGGCCTCCACGCTCGGGGCGCGCAGGAGCGAGGTGCCGATGAGCAGGCCCCGATAGCCCTCGGCCAGCAGACCGGCGGCGGTGGTGGGATCGCTCACCGCACTGGCGCTCACGGGGCAGAGCGTGCCCGCGGCGCGTACGGCGGGCAGCAGCGCGCGGCTGCGGTCCAGGCTCCCGGCGCCCCGTTCGCGTGCGGTGATGTCCTTGTTGTTGACGGCGACAACGCAGGTCTGCGGGTCCGGCAGACCGATCGCCTCCTCGGCGCGGGTGATCTCCACGAACGGGGTCAGCCCCTTCGCCTGGCACTCGCGGGCCAGGTCGTGCAGGGACTCCCGGGGCAGCAGCGCGGCGGTCAGCAGGACCGCCGAGACGCCCGAACGGGCGGCGGTGGCGATCTGGTCGCGCCGGGTCACGAAGTCCTTGAGCAGGACCGGGACGTCCACGCGGGCGGTCACTTCGTGCAGCATGGCCGGCGACCCGCCGAACCACCTGCCGGTCACGACGGACACGCACGGGGCCCCGGCCCGCCCGTAGGCGGCGGCGATGTCGCCGGGGGCGCGGCCCCGCAACAGGTCGACGCCGTACGCGTCGCGAGACTTCACTTCCATGATCACGGGGCGCTCCGCGCCGAGGAGCGCGGAGAGGAAGGGCTGCGTCATCGGGTCTTTCCTCACGGAGTAACGGGGTGCTCCCCAGGGAGCGGGGCTGGGGTTGCGGTCCAGGCGCGGTCCAGCACGGCGACCCGGGCGGGGTCGAGCGGACCACCGTCGGCACGGGCGGCGTTGTCGATGTCGACTCCCCGGAACCCGGGGTACGCGGCGAAGGCGTGGCCGGGGGCGTCGGCCTCGGTGAGGCCTCCGGCGAGGAGGAACGGCAGGGGCAGAGTGGGCAGCAGGGCCTCCAGCGCCTCGGCCGGCACACGGTGGCCGGTGCTGCCGACCGCCCCGCCCCGGGTCGCCGCGTCGACGAGGAACAGATCCGCCCCGGCACGGGCGTACGCCTGGAGGAAGGGCTGCTCCACGCATGCCCCGTCGAGGACGTGCACCGCCTTGACCAGCACCGCGTCGGGCAGGGCCGAGCGCAGGGCGGCGACGGCGGCGGGCGGTTGGTAGGCATGGAGCT from Streptomyces sp. CA-278952 carries:
- a CDS encoding glutamate ABC transporter substrate-binding protein, with the protein product MLRTRNTRTGRATALVAGLLLAALAAGCGKDGSPPVKGPKAEALPVYQVDTGFELPDSRTWTKAKRRGHLVVGAKEDQPYLGEKDPASGIYSGFDIEIARMMSASLGFDPKTIRFRTIASANRETALQNGQIDYYVGTYTINDMRKKLVGFAGPYYMAGQGLLVRTDENDIDGPKDLAGKTVCSAAGSTPYQRIAADYPRATLVAYDTYSICVDNLLTFQVDAVTTDDAILLGFAAKAPDEMKVVGKPFSEEPYGIGVPRDDNALRDALNDALEANERDGNWKKAYEATLGLSGAPAPTPPPIDRYPAT
- a CDS encoding amino acid ABC transporter ATP-binding protein, with protein sequence MAVDPLIELRDVNKHFGELHVLQDINLTVGRGEVVVVIGPSGSGKSTLCRAINRLETIESGSITIDGRPLPEEGKGLAQLRAEVGMVFQSFNLFAHKTVLDNVSLAQLKVRKRKKDEADRRSRALLERVGLAAHADKFPAQLSGGQQQRVAIARALAMDPKALLFDEPTSALDPEMINEVLEVMQQLARDGMTMVVVTHEMGFARSAANRVVFMSDGCVVEDRTPEDFFTNPSSDRAKDFLSKILKH
- a CDS encoding DUF6278 family protein; protein product: MNIPFLDNWRKRQGGTRSGALATAVEADPDGVAELLAECELLRVRAGQHGLELDDTPASLAALDQLPPRWRDDPEELPWLGNDAGLYLGTVIVRTVPGATWDVWPSGRPVVRLESGREIDVVAAGLDWAMAGSPELSQVYAESAEN
- a CDS encoding SDR family NAD(P)-dependent oxidoreductase; this encodes MSAHAYVSELFSLEGRVAVVTGGSSGIGRGITDALARAGAGVVVVARREAELSATVDELTAEGCRAAWVSADLSTTEGVRAGADEAVRAFGEPDILVNCAGINLRPPMSELGEDVWDTTMAVNLKAPFLLGQRFGPGMAERGYGRIIHVTSQQAHRAFVDSGAYGVSKGGLESLARSQAEAWSPHGVTVNTLVPGFVLTPLNQSLASDPEKVASLAARTLVGRNGLAEDFAGAAVFLAGRSSAYVTGQSVFVDGGFSVH
- a CDS encoding Clp protease N-terminal domain-containing protein, with the protein product MTQPLPVSPSVRLDDLIEAIKKTNDDALEQLSGAVLAADHLGDVADHLIGHFVDQARRSGASWTDIGRSMGVTRQAAQKRFVPKKGGGSSDPDPNEGFNRFTPRARNVVVASHNEAQAARHAEIVPAHLILGLLAEPEAIAARVLTGQGMATDALRAAATAVLPAAVDEAPELIPYDADSKKVLELTFREALRLGHNYVGTEHILLALLEFEDGSGVLTGLGLDKEAVSAAVERAVGEAAQAPRQ
- a CDS encoding exodeoxyribonuclease III, with product MRIATYNVNSITARLPRLLAWLESSGTDVLCVQETKCTAEQFPTAALAELGYESAVNATGRWNGVALLSRVGLSDVVTGLPDGPEYDGVQEPRAIAATCGPLRLWSVYVPNGREVAHEHYAYKLRWLEALRKAVAADAAKALPFAVLGDFNVAPTDEDVWDPALFAGATHVTPAERAALAALEAEGLSEVLPRPLKYDRAYTFWDYRELRFPKNKGMRIDLTFGNAPFTAAVKDSYVDREERKGKGASDHAPVVVDLEL
- a CDS encoding MBL fold metallo-hydrolase gives rise to the protein MNASPGALALTKKTHSCVRIEKEGRVLVIDPGGFSEDDAALGADVVLVTHEHPDHFDEARLRAGLEANPAAEIWTLRSVAQQLSAAFPGRVHTVGDGDAFSAAGFDVTVHGELHAVIHPDIPRVTNVGFLVDGSVFHPGDALTVPDRPVDTLLLPVMAPWNKISEVIDYVREVKPRRAIDVHDALLTDLARPIYDNQIGALGGADHGRLAPGGVTEL
- the pcaDC gene encoding bifunctional 3-oxoadipate enol-lactonase/4-carboxymuconolactone decarboxylase PcaDC, translating into MQYRFDGPEDAPVLVIGPSLGTTWHMWDRQIPELSQHWRVFRYDLPGHGGAPAHAAASVADLADRLLATLDGLGVQRFGYAGCSIGGAVGADLALRHPHRVASLALVASSPRFGTADEFRRRGVIVRTNGLEPIARTAPERWFTPGFAAAQPAIVEWAVQMVRTTDPGCYIAACEALAAFDIRGALGRIGVPTLVLVGAEDQVTGPAEARTLVAGIPDARLALVPGASHLAPVEQPAAVSDLLLMHFSTAWQQDTSAAIPVLPLVPGPATPAAPFAPVAEIAPAAALPETSAPTPDDRHEQGTKVRREVLGDAHVDAVNASADGFTEDFQELVTRYAWGEVWSRDGLDRRTRSCITLTALIASGHLEGLAAHTRAALRNGLTPAEIKEVLLQTAVYCGLPAAGAAFAVAQKVIQEETTPPA
- a CDS encoding anthrone oxygenase family protein: MSHYSPHAAPYSAGPGRHSGAPPARDRVTVPLLVASVLCTGLMAGLFFAYDISVMPGLAELDDAAYATAMQRFNAVIDGSALFGLVFLAALGLTVAAAIVAARRRHRAVALPLTVAAVCYLLALVLTVAVSLPLNADLAALGDPASAQDLHAVIDDFKSVWVPVNVFRTLLCVLSLGALCAALLRYEKTDSPVEIRQ
- a CDS encoding alpha/beta hydrolase, translated to MSTAPTDSVARQTFAPRDLAPEGVEQIVLGRGPHRLGAWRAEPATREPRSVLVAVHGRAMSPGYFAGPVAPHTSLLALATALGHTVLAVERPGYGLSRAALPRGLPLAEQARLLRRSLAEYAELHPVGAGFFLLGHSDGGKAALHLAGEPWSGATAADRLVGLDLNGCGWHYAPAAAHFPDTFGGGAGGLNWGPLRLYPGGTFRASRALLREVPAVEEEETGRWPARFPAAAARVRCPVRLTFGAYEGWWRLDREELAAMAAGFTGTRRPVVERLPEAGHNLSLGQAAPLYHARALTFLEECLAASPDRPR
- a CDS encoding indole-3-glycerol-phosphate synthase — encoded protein: MTQPFLSALLGAERPVIMEVKSRDAYGVDLLRGRAPGDIAAAYGRAGAPCVSVVTGRWFGGSPAMLHEVTARVDVPVLLKDFVTRRDQIATAARSGVSAVLLTAALLPRESLHDLARECQAKGLTPFVEITRAEEAIGLPDPQTCVVAVNNKDITARERGAGSLDRSRALLPAVRAAGTLCPVSASAVSDPTTAAGLLAEGYRGLLIGTSLLRAPSVEAWLAELDAHLAANTGTAGRVVVPLPAEAPPAPARPVSVPVPSALTPAGPELSAVPVDEAGGVPA
- a CDS encoding N-(5'-phosphoribosyl)anthranilate isomerase — protein: MSVPTGPHPRLLKVCGATAPEEAAAVAARADLVGLWYGVANGARDLTGAQLAELAEAVRTAGRAEPVLVTFLHDAGRIESAARAARVRWVQLHAYQPPAAVAALRSALPDAVLVKAVHVLDGACVEQPFLQAYARAGADLFLVDAATRGGAVGSTGHRVPAEALEALLPTLPLPFLLAGGLTEADAPGHAFAAYPGFRGVDIDNAARADGGPLDPARVAVLDRAWTATPAPLPGEHPVTP